One Cryptococcus tetragattii IND107 chromosome 10, whole genome shotgun sequence DNA segment encodes these proteins:
- a CDS encoding alpha,alpha-trehalose-phosphate synthase (UDP-forming), which produces MPNNDVPNSPTSTSFSGTFSPAATAANTAANARSRDVPSPTTSSGPKLETNKDQRLIVVSNRLPVTISKDDNGEYHFKMSSGGLVSALSGCKKTMSFTWIGWPGKDIPMQDRETVNRRLLEEYNCYPVYLSDELADSHYNGFSNSILWPLFHYHPGEMNFDAAHWLAYREANMRFADVVSSLVQAGDMVWVQDYHLMLLPMLLRSMITGESAQGEMVRQELGRVKEGVDDTVVKEVLKMDPGVAQAEDEGVEMLGDVEEEGGEMDVKTSPSKRPPYARGMSTFQKQELMAKEKGKEGIRIGFFLHTPFPSSEIYRILPVRREILLGVLQCDLIGFHTYDYARHFLSSCTRILGLETQPNGIEFDGRYCQVGTYPIGIDPNQFVEGLQKQSIVKRLRSLEARFEGVKVIIGVDRLDYIKGIPQKLQALETFLTQHPEWIGKVVLVQLAIPSRQDVEEYQDLRACVNELVGRINGRFGTVESVPIHYMHKSVPFEELTAMYALADACLVTSTRDGMNLVAYEYISSQAEKHGSMILSEFAGAAQSLNGSLLINPWDVQSTADAIYQALTLSPQQRKSNWQKLFNYVSKYTAEAWGVSFVNELNRLSGQRPSGPAGLAGRRKSGSLSRRSSKASIQRRKSSQSGGIVTGLGAAAGAAVNWAQSQVQGGSQA; this is translated from the exons ATGCCTAATAACGACGTTCCCAATTCCCCCACTTCCACCTCGTTTTCAGGCACTTTCTCCCCAGCCGCCACGGCTGCCAACACCGCTGCCAATGCTCGTTCCCGTGATGTTCCTTCTCCTACTACGTCTTCCGGGCCCAAACTCGAAACCAACAAAGACCAGAGGTTGATCGTTGTTTCCAACCGATTGCCAGTGACTATTAGCAAAGATGATAATGGAGAATATCACTTCAAG ATGTCTTCTGGTGGACTGGTTTCAGCTTTGAGTGGATGCAAGAAGACTATGAGCTTCACCTGGATCGGATGGCCCGGTAAAGAT ATCCCCATGCAAGACCGTGAAACCGTCAACCGCCGATTGCTCGAAGAATACAACTGTTACCCTGTTTACCTCTCTGACGAACTTGCTGATAGTCACTACAACG GTTTCTCTAACTCGATCCTCTGGCCGTTGTTTCACTATCACCCCGGAGAGATGAACTTTGATGCTGCTCACTGGCTCGCTTACCGGGAAGCCAACATGCGTTTCGCCGATGTGGTCTCCTCCTTGGTACAAGCTGGCGACATGGTCTGGGTGCAAGACTACCACCTCATGCTTCTCCCTATGTTGCTCCGCTCCATGATCACCGGCGAGTCTGCGCAGGGTGAAATGGTTCGGCAGGAACTCGggagggtgaaggagggTGTGGATGATACGGTTGTGAAAGAAGTGCTCAAGATGGATCCTGGAGTCGCAcaggcggaggatgaaggtgtGGAGATGTTGGGTGATgtagaggaggaaggtggggagatggatgtgAAGACTAGTCCATCCAAGAGGCCTCCTTATGCGAGGGGAATGAGTACTTTCCAGAAGCAAGAGTTGAtggccaaggagaagggtaagGAAGGGATTAGGATTGGTTTCTTTTTACATACTCCTTTCCCGTCAAGTGAGATTTATAGGATCTTGCCTGTTCGAAGGGAAATCTTGTTGGGTGTGCTTCAGTGTGACCTTATTGG ATTCCACACGTATGACTATGCTCGACacttcctctcatcctgTACCCGTATCCTTGGTCTTGAGACTCAGCCGAACGGTATTGAATTTGACGGCCGATACTGCCAGGTCGGCACCTATCCCATCGGTATCGACCCTAACCAATTTGTCGAAGGTCTTCAAAAACAATCCATCGTCAAGCGTCTTCGTTCGCTGGAAGCTAGATTTGAGGGTGTCAAGGTCATCATCGGTGTTGACCGTTTGGACTACATCAAGGGTATTCCTCAAAAACTTCAAGCACTTGAGACTTTCCTTACCCAACACCCCGAGTGGATAGGCAAAGTTGTGTTGGTCCAGCTGGCCATTCCATCCAGACAAGATGTGGAGGAGTACCAAGATTTGCGAGCTTGCGTGAATGAACTTGTCGGTAGGATCAATGGTCGATTCGGGACGGTGGAAAGCGTGCCGATTCATTATATGCACAAGAGCGTGCCGTTTGAAGAGTTGACGGCAATGTATGCCTTGGCGGATGCTTGTTTGGTGACTTCAACCAGGGACGGTATGAATTTG GTTGCGTACGAGTACATTTCATCGCAGGCTGAGAAACATGGATCTATGATCCTCTCCGAGTTTGCTGGTGCAGCCCAAAGTTTAAACGGTAGTCTTCTTATCAACCCTT GGGACGTTCAATCTACGGCCGATGCGATCTATCAAGCTCTCACGTTATCTCCccagcagaggaagagtaaCTGGCAAAAACTGTTCAACTATGTCAGCAAGTACACCGCCGAGGCCTGGGGTGTCTCATTCGTCAATGAAC TTAACCGTCTTTCCGGCCAACGCCCCTCTGGTCCCGCTGGTCTTGCCGGACGAAGAAAGTCTGGAAGTttgagcaggaggagcagtAAGGCCAGCATACAGAGGAGAAAGTCGTCACAGAGTGGTGGGATTGTGACTGGTCTGGGTGCTGCAGCAGGAGCGGCTGTTAATTGGGCTCAGTCTCAGGTCCAGGGCGGGTCTCAAGCTTAA